The following proteins are encoded in a genomic region of Methanobrevibacter gottschalkii DSM 11977:
- a CDS encoding SIS domain-containing protein, giving the protein MNYKMYDEMMEQPESLSKTFKSELSKMEDVSKLVSDADKVYLIGCGSSISTCYSVRDAIRMSSTNINIEVFTGYEFYYNKKLVENENSVAIFTSQSGETADTLASLRRCNDLGIHTVSISNESESSMTKEAITSIITRCETETAILGTKTYITQLACLYQILFAVSDYENKTELLAELRDLPKTLEKLLESTEYENKALAQEFKDEDILYCLGSGPNFGLAYKLAMTMLMEGAIKHACPLYAAEFRHGLIERAEKDVPAIFLKSGIESDEVTDKAIEFSKNLELKYLVYDLDSYAGLDRLLSPFVLVIPLEWFVYYLAHFNGEDPGATRHIGKVRY; this is encoded by the coding sequence ATGAACTATAAAATGTATGATGAAATGATGGAACAACCAGAATCGCTCAGTAAAACTTTTAAATCTGAGTTATCTAAAATGGAAGATGTTTCCAAATTAGTTTCTGATGCTGATAAAGTATATTTAATTGGTTGTGGTAGTTCAATTTCAACTTGTTATAGTGTACGTGATGCAATTCGTATGTCTAGTACTAATATTAATATTGAGGTATTTACTGGTTATGAATTTTATTACAATAAGAAATTAGTTGAAAATGAGAATTCTGTTGCGATATTTACCTCTCAATCCGGTGAAACAGCCGATACATTGGCATCTCTTAGAAGATGTAATGATTTGGGTATTCATACAGTATCAATTTCAAACGAATCTGAAAGTTCCATGACCAAAGAAGCTATTACTTCAATTATAACTAGATGTGAAACTGAAACTGCAATTTTAGGTACTAAAACTTACATTACTCAATTGGCTTGTCTTTATCAGATATTATTTGCCGTTAGTGATTATGAAAATAAAACTGAATTGTTAGCAGAGTTACGTGACTTGCCTAAAACTTTAGAAAAATTATTGGAATCAACTGAATATGAAAATAAAGCTTTAGCTCAGGAATTTAAAGATGAGGATATATTATATTGTTTAGGTAGTGGCCCTAACTTTGGTCTTGCATATAAACTGGCAATGACTATGCTTATGGAAGGAGCAATTAAACATGCCTGCCCATTGTATGCTGCTGAATTTAGACATGGACTAATTGAACGTGCTGAAAAGGATGTTCCAGCTATATTTTTAAAATCAGGTATTGAATCTGATGAAGTAACAGATAAAGCTATTGAATTTTCTAAAAATTTAGAATTAAAATATCTTGTATATGATCTGGATAGTTATGCGGGATTGGATAGATTACTGTCTCCATTTGTATTGGTAATTCCATTAGAATGGTTTGTATATTATTTGGCACACTTTAATGGTGAAGACCCTGGTGCAACAAGGCACATCGGCAAAGTCAGATACTAA
- a CDS encoding Hsp20/alpha crystallin family protein, whose amino-acid sequence MVKSETIDAEFSEKKEKFDEKKEETKERINETKEKFDEKKEKGKNIADNVINDFYKSIDEFKDSIKNMQKTADQRYSEYKKSTVQTIDIDLVETKEMYFIKAAVPGVTKEDVSIEAGDNDLTIETTFKPYIEEFDEEEGAEVIVSAIKSGRCVKTVRFSNSIDIEKITAKFTNGIVKITIPKLIIPKHKVNVE is encoded by the coding sequence ATGGTAAAATCTGAAACAATTGATGCTGAATTCAGTGAAAAAAAAGAAAAATTTGATGAAAAGAAAGAAGAAACAAAGGAAAGAATCAATGAAACAAAAGAAAAATTTGATGAAAAAAAAGAAAAAGGAAAAAACATTGCAGATAATGTAATCAATGATTTCTACAAAAGTATTGATGAATTCAAAGACAGTATTAAAAACATGCAAAAAACTGCCGACCAAAGATATTCAGAATACAAAAAGTCAACCGTTCAGACTATTGACATTGACCTTGTAGAAACCAAAGAGATGTATTTCATCAAAGCGGCAGTTCCAGGGGTTACAAAAGAAGATGTTTCAATAGAAGCTGGTGACAATGACCTCACTATTGAAACTACATTCAAACCATACATCGAAGAGTTTGATGAAGAAGAAGGTGCTGAAGTAATTGTTTCCGCCATCAAATCCGGCAGATGTGTTAAAACTGTAAGATTCTCCAACAGTATTGACATTGAAAAGATTACTGCAAAATTCACAAACGGAATTGTTAAAATAACCATTCCTAAATTAATTATACCAAAACATAAAGTAAATGTAGAATAA
- a CDS encoding AAA family ATPase, which produces MKHNPFRKRTGILPSYFTGRENELNELNEIYCSTKRGIPGHLILYGPKGIGKTSLLLKFQDEISNFDDVYSVRIPLMEGNFDDIYTLIIEKCSDALNINIGHFWEKINSLGINIPLIGGISFSREIPKTSPAVAFEKILNVIYDELDSDNPVLILLLDDLQRIIGDDETMKILSILQNALVELNLQGKNIMFVATGSEDIFYKIQDKLDSAVRIFEPYLIGPLSYDELCEAINVPNKKQNVSFEEDVLKEIYYLSNGIPYYMQILAYSCFEEINADNKVTMTEFKKASVHSLNILAQREFKVLFSKSTTEERKILCLMAESDKTVLSYSYIKDNANLNSEPSALLKNLINKNMIIKPSRGKYKLKNNLFKLYLQNLRINQDTGLINE; this is translated from the coding sequence ATGAAACATAATCCTTTTAGAAAACGGACCGGAATATTACCCTCTTATTTCACAGGTCGTGAAAACGAATTAAATGAACTTAATGAAATATACTGCTCAACAAAAAGAGGAATTCCCGGCCATTTAATATTATACGGACCGAAAGGCATTGGAAAAACATCATTGTTATTGAAATTTCAAGATGAAATATCCAATTTTGATGATGTATATTCCGTTAGAATACCTTTAATGGAAGGAAATTTTGATGATATCTACACATTAATAATAGAAAAATGTTCCGATGCTTTAAACATTAACATTGGTCATTTCTGGGAAAAAATAAATTCATTAGGCATTAACATACCGCTGATTGGAGGCATATCATTTTCACGTGAAATTCCAAAAACCAGCCCTGCTGTTGCCTTTGAAAAAATTTTAAATGTAATTTATGATGAACTAGATTCAGACAATCCTGTGTTAATTCTATTGCTTGATGATCTTCAAAGAATTATAGGCGATGACGAAACAATGAAAATATTGAGCATATTGCAGAATGCACTTGTAGAATTAAATTTACAAGGAAAAAATATAATGTTTGTAGCTACAGGTTCTGAAGACATTTTCTACAAAATACAAGACAAACTTGACTCAGCAGTACGGATATTCGAACCTTATTTAATCGGACCCCTATCCTATGATGAATTATGTGAAGCAATTAATGTTCCAAACAAAAAACAGAATGTAAGTTTTGAAGAAGATGTTTTAAAGGAAATATACTACTTATCCAATGGAATCCCATATTACATGCAAATTTTAGCTTACAGTTGCTTTGAAGAAATAAATGCAGACAATAAAGTAACCATGACTGAATTTAAAAAAGCATCTGTACATTCCTTAAATATTCTAGCTCAACGCGAATTTAAAGTATTGTTTAGCAAATCCACTACAGAAGAGCGAAAAATACTATGTTTGATGGCTGAAAGTGACAAAACAGTTTTATCATATTCATATATCAAAGATAATGCTAATCTAAATTCAGAACCATCAGCATTATTAAAGAATTTGATCAATAAAAACATGATAATTAAACCATCAAGAGGAAAATACAAATTAAAAAACAATCTTTTCAAATTATACTTGCAAAATCTGAGGATAAATCAGGATACTGGTTTAATCAATGAATAA
- a CDS encoding NOG1 family protein gives MMIPTIPTPQELLDKGFSRGKKQADLLRGQKIPKHLKGKRIEERRVVTSCQVIKDKLKSILDAVPEIESLHPFYQDYIDITVGVDDMKQALGALNWAYGIITQLEKEYGSKIRKNPSERATAIQKQAYGRIASVVNKIKKDLDFLDFAKQNLRNMPTIDFDATTIVIAGFPNVGKSTLLRQITGADPQVANYPFTTKGIQIGHTERHWKNIQIIDTPGLLDRPVLEMNDIEMNAIVALEHLADAILFIFDGSETCGFHLDNQYNLLKQIEKIFSEIPVIYLFNKMDLVEDAEYLKEYIDDEENSIFISAIEGEGIDKINAKIDRIKKIDRTPAEEEDEEGYY, from the coding sequence ATGATGATTCCAACAATACCTACACCACAAGAATTACTTGATAAAGGATTCAGCAGAGGTAAAAAACAAGCAGACTTATTAAGAGGTCAAAAAATACCTAAACATCTGAAAGGTAAAAGAATTGAGGAAAGAAGAGTGGTAACCTCTTGTCAAGTTATTAAAGATAAATTAAAATCAATTTTAGATGCAGTTCCTGAAATTGAAAGTTTACATCCCTTTTATCAGGATTATATTGATATTACAGTTGGTGTGGACGATATGAAACAGGCATTAGGTGCTCTTAACTGGGCATATGGTATAATAACCCAACTTGAAAAGGAATATGGTTCAAAAATTAGGAAAAATCCTTCTGAAAGAGCAACTGCTATTCAAAAACAAGCTTATGGAAGAATTGCATCTGTTGTAAACAAAATCAAAAAAGACTTAGATTTCCTAGACTTTGCAAAACAGAATTTAAGAAATATGCCAACAATTGATTTTGATGCCACTACAATTGTTATTGCCGGTTTTCCTAATGTAGGTAAGTCAACATTGCTCAGACAGATTACAGGAGCAGATCCCCAAGTTGCAAATTATCCATTTACAACAAAAGGTATCCAGATTGGGCATACTGAAAGACACTGGAAAAATATCCAAATTATTGATACACCGGGACTTCTTGACAGGCCTGTTTTAGAAATGAATGATATTGAAATGAATGCTATTGTTGCACTAGAACATTTAGCTGATGCAATATTATTTATCTTTGATGGATCTGAGACTTGCGGATTCCACCTGGACAATCAATACAATCTTTTAAAACAGATAGAAAAAATATTTTCAGAAATTCCAGTAATATATTTATTTAACAAAATGGACTTGGTTGAAGATGCAGAATACCTTAAAGAATACATTGATGATGAAGAAAATTCAATATTTATATCAGCAATCGAAGGAGAAGGTATAGATAAAATTAATGCGAAAATTGATAGAATTAAGAAAATAGATCGCACCCCTGCTGAAGAAGAAGATGAAGAAGGATATTACTAA
- a CDS encoding zinc ribbon domain-containing protein, which translates to MQCYNCNGIYNDYLSYCPYCGIEKVEFNVCSNCEEKLTKDILVCPKCGGKPIEETNEMKSDRLNREGLMHGMTSSPSDYFNEAIKFNKYNIDAWVNKSEFLNDRTMHKAKKCCDAGLKINKDNMKLLLSKSKALKKDERRSDENNAEIILNNLLKRCNQELQENELNEEIWILKGEVLNELDKKEDAIECYSKALEINPKNEELWIRKAFLCYLNNDYYCEIESYKKAIELNPTNEKYYEKIGDVYHLYIHDNEKAIEYYNKSLELNPDNKQLWDTKGRLEKEIGKYEEALKSFTVDAELNPIMMEHYYLKQKYFVN; encoded by the coding sequence ATGCAATGTTATAATTGTAACGGTATTTATAATGATTATTTAAGCTATTGTCCATATTGCGGTATTGAGAAAGTAGAATTTAATGTATGTAGCAATTGTGAAGAAAAACTTACTAAAGATATTTTAGTTTGTCCAAAATGTGGTGGAAAACCAATTGAAGAAACAAACGAAATGAAATCTGATAGGTTGAATAGAGAAGGTTTGATGCATGGTATGACAAGTAGTCCCAGTGATTATTTTAATGAAGCTATAAAGTTTAATAAATATAATATTGATGCTTGGGTGAATAAATCAGAATTTTTGAATGATCGCACAATGCATAAAGCTAAAAAATGTTGTGATGCAGGTTTAAAAATTAATAAAGATAATATGAAGTTATTATTATCTAAATCAAAAGCTCTTAAAAAAGATGAACGTAGGAGCGATGAGAATAATGCGGAGATTATCTTAAATAATCTTTTAAAAAGATGTAATCAAGAACTTCAAGAAAATGAATTAAATGAAGAGATTTGGATTTTGAAAGGCGAAGTATTAAATGAACTTGATAAAAAAGAAGATGCAATCGAATGTTATTCTAAAGCTCTTGAAATAAATCCTAAAAATGAAGAATTATGGATACGAAAAGCATTCTTATGTTATTTAAATAATGATTATTATTGTGAAATAGAGTCTTACAAAAAAGCTATTGAATTGAATCCAACAAATGAGAAATACTATGAAAAAATTGGAGATGTTTATCATCTTTATATTCATGATAATGAAAAGGCAATTGAATATTATAATAAATCTTTAGAACTAAATCCTGATAATAAACAGCTATGGGATACAAAAGGGCGTTTAGAAAAAGAAATTGGAAAATATGAAGAAGCACTAAAAAGTTTTACTGTAGATGCTGAATTAAATCCTATCATGATGGAGCATTATTATCTAAAGCAGAAGTATTTTGTGAATTAA
- a CDS encoding tetratricopeptide repeat protein, producing MFSTGYARNFKADALIELERYDDALEVYDETINEEPDYDEAYLKKGRLLHNLGRFEEEVNCYDLLINKDDHIYHFYKQAKLSKAIALSKFDKEKSKNCFNELLEDCNNSLEIFPDDAEYLERKADILYFSGNLEEAFEWYDKTLKCDNVNNKEAIISSKGCILYDLKEYERAIEYFDEALEISDFFYAFQYKGYCLEELNRYDEAMKCYNKCLEIEPRNKEIQLKKSELMEKIK from the coding sequence ATCTTTTCAACTGGTTATGCTAGAAATTTTAAAGCAGATGCATTAATTGAATTAGAAAGATATGATGATGCTTTAGAAGTCTATGATGAAACTATTAATGAAGAGCCAGATTATGATGAAGCTTATTTGAAAAAAGGCAGGCTATTGCATAATTTAGGAAGATTTGAAGAGGAAGTTAACTGTTATGATTTGTTAATTAATAAGGATGATCATATTTATCATTTCTATAAACAAGCTAAATTGTCTAAAGCTATTGCATTATCAAAATTTGATAAAGAAAAATCTAAAAATTGCTTTAATGAACTTTTAGAAGATTGTAATAATTCTTTAGAGATATTTCCTGATGATGCAGAATATTTAGAAAGAAAAGCAGATATACTTTATTTTTCAGGAAATCTAGAAGAGGCATTTGAATGGTATGACAAAACATTAAAATGTGATAATGTAAATAATAAAGAAGCGATAATTTCTTCAAAAGGTTGTATTCTATATGATTTGAAAGAATATGAAAGAGCTATTGAATATTTTGATGAAGCACTTGAAATTTCTGATTTTTTCTATGCATTTCAATATAAAGGCTATTGTTTAGAAGAACTAAATAGATATGATGAAGCGATGAAATGTTATAATAAATGTTTGGAAATTGAACCTAGAAATAAAGAGATACAACTTAAAAAATCTGAATTAATGGAAAAAATAAAATAA
- a CDS encoding tetratricopeptide repeat protein: MLNIINKNQEIKEEFFYLERKALRFYKRKKYKQSFEYYKKVLKASNEFKNNSNESHFKWYDEILSNCLKKYSDNYDEFFKCIYSMNIENYDAWFDKAKLYGNNNKRNEAIIYCYKLLKIRPDDLDLLEFTGHNLCFSHRYDESLKIYDIALSIDKNNKDLIQDKWYVYYTSDRIYDTLEFCKNLENTDDITSTDYQALGFRFEEKEEYETALWCYKKGFEIEETDHKEFDTDSVDAIKRMLLKLSIDDYSYINEFYLEWISKIEHKFETTNCSKCGGKLTPIIYGLVVGDEVFEEQEKGNIIVGGCSVDESSPTHYCKKCDEEFNFRFNGLKIDYPFY; this comes from the coding sequence ATGTTAAACATTATTAACAAAAATCAGGAAATTAAAGAGGAATTTTTTTATTTGGAAAGGAAAGCTCTGAGATTTTATAAAAGAAAAAAATATAAACAATCTTTTGAATATTATAAAAAGGTTTTAAAAGCCAGTAACGAATTTAAAAATAATTCCAATGAATCACATTTCAAATGGTATGATGAAATACTATCAAACTGTTTGAAAAAATACTCTGACAATTACGATGAATTTTTTAAATGCATTTATTCAATGAATATAGAAAATTATGATGCATGGTTTGATAAAGCAAAATTATATGGCAATAATAATAAGCGCAATGAAGCAATCATATACTGTTATAAATTATTAAAGATTAGACCAGATGATTTGGATCTTTTAGAGTTCACAGGCCATAACTTATGTTTTTCACATAGATATGATGAATCTTTGAAAATTTATGATATTGCATTAAGTATAGATAAAAATAACAAAGATCTTATTCAAGACAAATGGTATGTATATTATACTTCAGACAGAATATACGATACATTAGAATTCTGTAAAAATTTAGAAAATACTGATGATATTACTTCCACAGATTATCAGGCATTAGGTTTTAGATTTGAGGAAAAAGAAGAATATGAAACTGCTTTATGGTGTTATAAAAAAGGATTTGAAATTGAAGAAACTGATCATAAAGAGTTCGATACTGACTCTGTTGATGCTATTAAACGCATGCTACTTAAATTATCTATTGATGACTATTCATACATTAATGAATTTTATCTTGAATGGATTTCAAAAATAGAACATAAATTTGAAACTACAAACTGTTCAAAATGTGGTGGAAAATTAACTCCGATAATTTATGGGCTCGTTGTAGGTGATGAAGTATTTGAAGAACAAGAAAAGGGCAATATTATTGTTGGTGGATGTTCCGTTGATGAATCTAGTCCTACACATTATTGTAAAAAATGCGATGAAGAATTTAACTTTAGATTCAATGGATTAAAAATTGATTATCCATTTTACTAG
- a CDS encoding transposase has product MKFMITITINNIENKELKSKLKKIINNDELLLENILNTINKEKNYNKLLLTFKNLSEKNNTIKKLYERLEKNPLSFKTKSKSVLENLQKGMLLAFFSDNELKHELILEKPIAVILDNYSVHHAIFFTELCKILNMDLIHLPPYSPKYNPIEQVWRTIKAKISRKYISSIAQLKYLFKTEFKKVVDNSSFWKNWEENFLQ; this is encoded by the coding sequence ATGAAATTTATGATCACCATCACCATCAATAATATCGAAAACAAAGAATTAAAATCAAAATTAAAAAAAATAATCAATAATGATGAATTACTCCTAGAAAACATATTAAATACAATAAATAAAGAAAAGAACTATAATAAATTATTATTAACATTTAAAAACTTGTCTGAAAAAAATAATACAATTAAAAAATTATACGAAAGACTTGAAAAAAATCCGCTCAGTTTTAAAACAAAAAGTAAATCAGTTCTCGAAAATCTTCAAAAAGGAATGTTATTAGCATTTTTCTCAGATAATGAACTAAAACATGAATTAATCCTAGAAAAACCAATAGCAGTTATTTTAGACAATTACAGCGTCCACCATGCAATATTTTTCACAGAATTATGCAAAATTTTAAATATGGATTTAATTCATTTACCTCCATATTCCCCAAAATACAATCCAATAGAACAAGTATGGAGAACAATCAAAGCTAAAATTTCTAGAAAATACATTTCAAGCATTGCACAATTAAAATACCTATTTAAGACCGAATTTAAAAAAGTAGTTGATAATTCAAGTTTTTGGAAAAACTGGGAGGAAAACTTCCTGCAATAG
- a CDS encoding helix-turn-helix domain-containing protein: MSNQKLIKEYLGIISEIQAEIKKLENDTRVLNKLYVILDVLHDEPIPYIVEKHGISQGTVYNWIREWNEGGMEGLKRKKGSKGQSKLTDEQLILLDEIIQEENLQTAREVKDKIEKEFEVKYSIRSIERIMKKLGYSYTKPYKIYAKMPADAEEQLKKTLDI, translated from the coding sequence ATGTCTAATCAAAAATTAATTAAGGAGTATTTAGGAATTATTTCTGAGATACAAGCTGAAATAAAGAAGTTAGAAAATGATACTAGGGTTTTAAATAAATTATATGTTATTCTAGACGTTTTACATGATGAACCAATACCATATATTGTGGAAAAGCATGGAATCAGTCAAGGAACAGTATATAATTGGATAAGGGAATGGAATGAAGGTGGAATGGAAGGATTAAAAAGAAAAAAAGGCTCCAAAGGTCAATCAAAACTAACTGATGAACAATTGATATTATTAGATGAAATAATACAAGAAGAAAATTTGCAAACTGCAAGAGAAGTAAAAGATAAAATTGAAAAAGAATTTGAAGTAAAATACAGTATTAGAAGTATAGAACGGATAATGAAAAAATTAGGATATTCTTACACCAAACCATATAAAATTTATGCCAAAATGCCCGCTGATGCCGAAGAACAGTTAAAAAAAACACTCGACATCTAG
- a CDS encoding AbrB/MazE/SpoVT family DNA-binding domain-containing protein encodes MKINEETKVRNQGEISLITTIPKTYVKALNIKSGDILEWILDTEKETLELKIIK; translated from the coding sequence ATGAAAATTAATGAAGAAACAAAAGTTAGAAACCAAGGTGAGATTTCACTCATAACAACAATCCCTAAAACATATGTTAAAGCTTTGAATATTAAATCCGGGGACATATTAGAATGGATTCTAGATACTGAAAAAGAAACATTAGAATTAAAAATAATTAAATAA
- a CDS encoding DNA cytosine methyltransferase: protein MIKVIELCAGAGGLALGFEKAGLEHEVLVEIDKDCVATLNKNRPDWNVLHADIKEVDFTQYHPDIVVAGLPCQPFSYAGKKLGFDDTRGTLFFDYARCIKETNPKMCIIENVEGLVRHDKGRTMETIVNVLENELGYDVQYKVLNAVDYGVAQKRKRMFLVGTKKGIIFNYPKKVKGNPVLRDALKDVPESEGTEYSDKKKEVLELVPPGGCWVDLPEDVQKEYMGKSFYSGGGKRGMARRISWDEPCLTLTTSPCQKQTERCHPEEVRPFTVREYARIQSFPDDWEFEGGITSKYKQIGNAVPVKVAEAVGKEVIKALNGENKRKEGQTTLF, encoded by the coding sequence ATGATAAAAGTTATAGAATTATGTGCCGGTGCAGGCGGGTTAGCACTTGGATTTGAAAAAGCAGGTTTAGAACATGAGGTGCTTGTTGAAATTGATAAAGATTGTGTGGCAACACTTAATAAAAATAGACCTGATTGGAATGTACTTCATGCAGATATAAAAGAAGTTGATTTCACACAGTACCATCCAGATATAGTTGTAGCAGGACTGCCTTGTCAACCATTTTCTTACGCTGGTAAAAAATTAGGATTTGATGATACAAGAGGAACATTATTCTTTGATTATGCAAGATGCATTAAAGAAACTAATCCAAAAATGTGCATAATAGAAAATGTAGAAGGTTTAGTAAGGCATGATAAAGGGCGAACAATGGAAACAATAGTGAATGTATTGGAAAATGAATTAGGTTATGATGTTCAATATAAAGTCCTAAATGCAGTTGACTATGGTGTAGCACAAAAAAGAAAAAGAATGTTTCTTGTAGGAACTAAAAAAGGAATAATATTCAATTATCCTAAAAAAGTTAAAGGTAATCCTGTGCTTCGTGATGCCCTTAAAGATGTTCCGGAATCAGAAGGAACTGAATACTCTGATAAGAAAAAAGAAGTACTTGAGTTAGTTCCACCTGGAGGATGTTGGGTTGATCTTCCAGAAGATGTTCAAAAAGAATATATGGGTAAAAGCTTCTATTCTGGTGGTGGAAAACGAGGTATGGCAAGAAGAATCTCATGGGATGAACCATGTTTAACATTAACCACTTCACCATGTCAAAAACAAACAGAAAGATGCCATCCAGAAGAAGTAAGACCATTCACAGTAAGAGAGTATGCAAGAATACAATCATTCCCCGATGACTGGGAATTTGAAGGCGGAATAACTTCTAAATACAAACAAATTGGAAATGCAGTACCAGTTAAAGTTGCTGAAGCAGTAGGAAAAGAAGTTATCAAAGCATTAAATGGCGAAAATAAAAGAAAAGAAGGTCAAACAACTTTATTTTAG
- a CDS encoding Eco47II family restriction endonuclease translates to MNKYVTFVSDEIFLEEVKKVVDAYATDEDLSKTPWEVLSNSRETIDQFKTLFDIYSNRFSLSEWINFEIPRQHDKTASNRVGDFHQNLLGRVDGWVNLGRGHPSGMDLKKEDDTIWIELKNKYNTMNSSSLRDTRFKCEELAEKYPNAKIYWAYIVSQNYESFDKTWVYRDNKENVVHEINDNIRNIAGKDVYTLVTGDETAFEQLFDALPNAINDIKKSKHILTPKDQVVFEKYKQLIFKD, encoded by the coding sequence ATGAATAAATATGTAACTTTTGTTTCAGATGAAATATTTCTAGAAGAAGTAAAAAAAGTTGTAGATGCCTATGCAACGGATGAAGATTTATCAAAAACACCTTGGGAAGTTTTAAGCAATAGTAGAGAAACTATTGACCAATTTAAAACATTATTTGATATTTATTCAAATAGATTCAGCTTAAGTGAATGGATTAATTTTGAAATTCCAAGACAACATGATAAAACTGCAAGTAATCGTGTTGGTGATTTCCACCAGAATCTTTTAGGTCGTGTTGATGGTTGGGTAAATCTTGGAAGAGGTCATCCATCCGGAATGGACTTGAAAAAAGAAGATGATACAATATGGATTGAATTAAAAAATAAATACAATACAATGAATTCAAGTTCTTTAAGAGATACTCGATTCAAATGTGAAGAATTAGCTGAAAAATATCCAAATGCTAAAATATATTGGGCGTATATAGTTTCACAAAATTATGAATCATTTGATAAAACTTGGGTGTATAGAGACAATAAAGAAAATGTTGTACATGAAATAAATGATAATATTAGAAATATTGCTGGAAAAGATGTTTATACATTAGTCACTGGAGATGAAACTGCTTTTGAACAATTATTTGATGCACTTCCAAATGCAATAAATGATATTAAAAAGAGTAAACATATTTTAACTCCAAAAGACCAAGTAGTATTTGAAAAGTACAAACAACTAATATTTAAAGACTAA
- a CDS encoding phage major capsid protein, translated as MLTKGNDAKVQNEVMAQIVADTSAKWMKFTRLLPKQEIEENSQYYTYMSQRVNIEEAIQSGVLGEAKDIAPGATLQELNVRKPISETISIDTIGGVLNVSAQMLDSNLISVNDMLQDVGILIGRSIEKAAIDMIMNSSKVATYNFESGDDTGMTILKAQEKFKESAGSYANLNSMAVSYKSLTTLKSDIFSSNRQVEPVELIKSYYGVDNIDILGTAVCDGGSEMGDKTYIGMDYINPGMKLLYSRTTGTTVAPLGPDGEMYDFYPLIEFMRKDIRDELPMYTKLFILSSVGVLMNAPNRIIKGNFRA; from the coding sequence ATGTTAACCAAAGGAAATGATGCAAAAGTACAAAATGAAGTGATGGCACAGATTGTGGCCGATACTTCTGCAAAGTGGATGAAATTCACAAGATTATTGCCAAAGCAGGAAATTGAAGAGAACTCACAGTATTACACTTACATGTCTCAAAGAGTCAATATTGAGGAAGCTATTCAGTCAGGCGTTCTTGGTGAAGCCAAAGACATTGCTCCTGGCGCTACTTTACAGGAACTGAACGTCAGAAAACCAATCAGTGAAACTATCAGTATCGACACTATCGGTGGAGTTTTAAACGTTTCCGCTCAAATGCTTGATTCCAATTTAATCTCCGTTAATGACATGCTGCAGGATGTGGGAATCCTTATAGGCAGAAGCATTGAAAAGGCAGCCATTGACATGATTATGAATTCATCTAAAGTAGCTACCTACAACTTCGAAAGTGGCGATGACACTGGTATGACCATCCTCAAAGCTCAGGAGAAATTCAAGGAATCAGCAGGTAGCTATGCCAACTTAAACAGCATGGCCGTAAGCTACAAATCTTTGACAACCCTGAAATCAGACATATTCTCAAGCAACAGACAGGTCGAACCGGTAGAACTTATCAAAAGCTATTACGGTGTTGACAACATCGATATCTTAGGAACAGCAGTATGCGATGGCGGTTCCGAGATGGGTGACAAGACCTATATCGGTATGGACTACATCAACCCAGGAATGAAATTATTATACTCCAGAACTACCGGAACTACCGTTGCTCCGTTAGGACCTGACGGTGAGATGTATGATTTCTATCCATTGATTGAATTCATGAGAAAGGACATCAGGGATGAGCTGCCGATGTACACCAAACTCTTCATCCTGTCAAGCGTTGGAGTATTAATGAATGCACCTAACAGAATCATCAAAGGTAATTTCAGAGCATAG